The following proteins come from a genomic window of Nicotiana tomentosiformis chromosome 12, ASM39032v3, whole genome shotgun sequence:
- the LOC138903212 gene encoding uncharacterized protein, translating to MPKGVKDWITRLQSTTADQVEWTLGWLPVDEIVYMPATGPYFLLMGLRSIQPYAPYRVLRQLGRCQTVPRDEDLSTYVVEIRPDAQFPEEAVRQIWSECQYLGANTRVRDLSKGEVLPSYIAWYGKRVATSGEPERPTKRPHIQEFVEASQEQWAWLAKEREYRTTISKLEEQIKKIKFDSSLQAAEDEGEKKRLAKENESLRAQIQRMKIAAETPARSERDEKIITNLRRKVHDYGFDLTKAERDLLNTQAKLAKGAEEQARLVHQLKQKYDKEAAVLQKRMVTLENEMVKQTKDFKSEREHCYALIYQLQESMQQLQDQNNADAQVLEARAQQIGRLLQEKGVIRMRIKEIADYVVMKCHECEDMTKSMFFASVMTFVRQVMFDLDRLQEDIARKPLRRPADVPQASGVPVEALMYF from the coding sequence ATGCCGAAAGGGGTCAAAGATTGGATTACCCGCCTTCAATCTACGACCGCAGATCAGGTAGAATGGACATTGGGTTGGCTTCCCGTTGATGAGATTGTTTATATGCCCGCCACTGGTCCCTACTTCTTGCTAATGGGTCTCCGAAGCATCCAACCCTATGCTCCGTACCGGGTTTTGAGACAGCTTGGAAGATGCCAGACAGTTCCTAGAGATGAAGATCTTAGCACTTATGTGGTCGAAATCCGTCCTGATGCCCAATTTCCCGAAGAAGCGGTTCGCCAAATTTGGAGCGAATGCCAGTATTTGGGGGCAAACACCCGAGTACGTGATTTGTCTAAAGGTGAGGTCTTACCTAGTTATATTGCCTGGTATGGAAAGAGAGTCGCGACGAGTGGTGAACCCGAACGACCAACTAAAAGACCTCATATCCAAGAATTTGTTGAAGCATCGCAGGAGCAGTGGGCTTGGTTAGCCAAAGAAAGGGAGTACCGGACCACCATAAGCAAGCTAGAAGAACAAatcaaaaaaatcaaatttgatagtagtttgcaggcagctgaagatgaaggggaaaagaagaggttgGCCAAGGAAAATGAATCCCTTCGAGCCCAAATCCAGAGAATGAAAATAGCCGCCGAGACACCAGCAAGAAGTGAGagagatgagaaaattataaccaaCCTGAGGCGGAAAGTGCATGATTACGGTTTTGACTTGACAAAGGCCGAAAGAGACTTGTTAAATACTCAAGCAAAGTTGGCCAAAGGTGCGGAGGAACAAGCTAGATTAGTCcaccagttgaagcagaaatatgacaaagaagcAGCAGTTTTACAGAAAAGGATGGTTACCCTTGAGAATGAAATGGTCAAGCAAACAAAGGATTTCAAGTcagaaagagagcattgctacGCATTGATTTATCAATTACAAGAAAGCATGCAGCAGTTACAAGACCAAAACAACGCAGATGCACAAGTGTTGGAGGCTCGGGCCCAGCAGATTGGACGTTTgcttcaagaaaagggtgtcatcagaatgaggattaaagagatagctgattatgttgtaatgaaatgccatgaatgtgaagacatgaccaagtctatgttttttgcttctgtAATGACATTCGTCCGACAAGTGATGTTTGACCTAGACCGCCTTCAAGAAGATATTGCTCGCAAGCCTTTGCGGAGACCGGCTGATGTCCCGCAAGCCTCCGGAGTACCagtggaggctcttatgtatttttga